Proteins encoded together in one Zonotrichia albicollis isolate bZonAlb1 unplaced genomic scaffold, bZonAlb1.hap1 Scaffold_254, whole genome shotgun sequence window:
- the LOC141727813 gene encoding olfactory receptor 14A16-like, whose product MSNSSSIRHFLLLALADTRQLQLLHFCLLLGISLAALLGNGLIISAVACGHHLHTPMFFFLLNLALTDLGMICTTVPKAMHNSLWDTRNISYKGCAAQVFLFFFFLATEICLLTIMCYDRYVSICKPLHYGTLLGSRACAHMAAAAWASAFLNALMHTANTFSLPLCHGNALGQFFCEIPQILKLSCSKSYLREFGLLAVSACLSFGCFVFTVFSYVQIFRAVLRIPSEQGRHKAFSTCLPHLAVVSLFYSTGTFAYLKPPSKSSPSLDVVLSVLYSVVPPALNPLIYSLRNQELNAAVWRLMTRWFQEH is encoded by the coding sequence atgtccaacagcagctccatcaggcacttcctcctgctggcattggcagacacgcggcagctgcagctcctgcacttctgcctcttgctgggcatctccctggctgccctcctgggcaacggcctcatcatcagcgccgtagcctgcggccaccacctgcacacgcccatgttcttcttcctgctcaacctggccctcactgacctgggcatgatctgcaccactgtccccaaagccatgcacaattccctctgggacactaggaacatctcctacaaaggatgtgctgcccaagtatttctgttttttttttttcttgcaacagAGATTtgcctcctgaccatcatgtgctacgaccgctacgtgtccatctgcaaacccctgcactacgggacccttctgggcagcagagcttgtgcccacatggcagcagctgcctgggccagtgcctttctcaatgctctcatgcacacggccaatacattttccctgcccctgtgccatggcaatgccctgggccagttcttctgtgaaatcccacagatcctcaaactctcttgctccaaatcctaccttAGGGAATTTGGGCTGCTTGCTGTTAGTGCCTGTTTatcatttggttgttttgtgttcactgttttctcctatgtgcagatcttcagggctgtgctgaggatcccctctgagcagggacggcacaaagccttttccacctgcctccctcacctggccgtggtctctctGTTCTATAGCACTGGCacatttgcctacctgaagcccccctccaagtcttccccatccctggatgtggtcctgtcagttctgtactcagtggtgcctccagccctgaaccccctcatctacagcctgaggaaccaggagctcaatgcagcagtgtggagactgatgacccgatggtttcaggaacattaa